In one window of Flavobacterium ginsengisoli DNA:
- the pncB gene encoding nicotinate phosphoribosyltransferase has product MENTFLKSILDNDFYKFTMQHAVIKLFPKAKVRYGFINRGKHVFPEGFADLLRKSVDALSELHLTKEEKSYLAHYCPYLDPTYLDFLQGYSFDPSEVEISQEGSEISVTVEGYWYRTILWEVPLMALISELFYKSNHLIRLNDEAIKELTKEKIDNYNKLGVSILEFGTRRRHSYDVHDLVNETLRTYGGNSFIGTSNVHFAMVNNRRPLGTHAHEWFMFHAAQYGFQVANFISLENWTKVYGGDLGIALTDTYTTEIFFNQFDKKYSKLFDGVRHDSGDPIEFAQKVIAHYNKMGIDPKSKVIVFSDSLNYDKVKKIVDFCQDKIKMSFGIGTNFTNDVGLPAMNMVIKLTDTKPDNVHWQGVVKLSDEKNKNTGTPEMIALAKEVLGIK; this is encoded by the coding sequence ATGGAAAATACTTTTTTGAAATCAATTTTAGACAATGATTTCTATAAATTTACAATGCAGCATGCTGTAATTAAACTTTTTCCAAAAGCAAAAGTTCGTTATGGATTTATAAATCGAGGTAAACATGTCTTCCCAGAAGGATTTGCAGATTTACTTCGAAAATCTGTTGATGCATTATCTGAGCTTCATTTAACAAAAGAAGAAAAAAGTTATTTAGCCCATTATTGTCCTTATCTTGATCCTACTTATTTAGATTTTCTGCAAGGTTATAGTTTTGATCCGTCTGAGGTTGAGATTAGTCAGGAAGGTTCAGAAATTTCAGTAACAGTAGAAGGTTATTGGTATAGGACTATTTTATGGGAAGTTCCTTTAATGGCGCTTATTTCGGAGCTTTTTTATAAATCAAATCATTTAATTCGTTTAAATGATGAAGCCATAAAAGAGCTAACAAAAGAGAAAATCGATAATTATAATAAATTAGGAGTTTCGATTTTAGAATTTGGAACAAGAAGACGTCATTCTTACGATGTTCATGATTTAGTCAATGAAACTTTAAGAACCTACGGCGGAAACAGTTTTATTGGAACAAGTAATGTGCATTTTGCAATGGTTAACAATAGAAGACCTTTAGGGACGCATGCTCACGAATGGTTTATGTTTCATGCTGCGCAATATGGTTTTCAGGTGGCAAATTTTATAAGTCTCGAAAATTGGACAAAGGTTTATGGCGGTGATCTCGGAATCGCTTTAACAGATACTTATACAACAGAAATATTCTTCAATCAATTTGATAAAAAATATTCTAAACTTTTTGACGGTGTTCGACATGACAGTGGCGATCCAATTGAGTTTGCTCAAAAAGTGATTGCCCACTATAATAAAATGGGAATCGACCCAAAATCAAAAGTTATTGTTTTTTCAGATTCTTTAAATTACGATAAGGTAAAAAAGATTGTCGATTTCTGTCAGGACAAAATAAAAATGTCTTTCGGAATCGGAACAAATTTCACTAACGATGTTGGACTTCCGGCTATGAATATGGTTATAAAACTAACCGATACAAAGCCCGATAATGTACATTGGCAAGGAGTGGTCAAACTTTCAGACGAAAAGAACAAAAATACAGGAACGCCCGAAATGATTGCATTGGCAAAAGAAGTACTCGGAATCAAATAG